A DNA window from Thermodesulfobacteriota bacterium contains the following coding sequences:
- a CDS encoding type II toxin-antitoxin system HicB family antitoxin codes for MNTLSYKGYTARIEFDPDDNIFFGHLIGIRDTVGFHGESVVELKDAFRKAVDFYLESCTKAGREPNKPFSGKFVVRVDSELHGRIAAAAAATGKSLNKWVVDVLAHMVHDPV; via the coding sequence ATGAACACACTGAGCTACAAGGGCTACACGGCCAGGATTGAGTTCGACCCGGACGACAACATCTTCTTTGGCCATCTGATCGGCATCCGCGACACGGTTGGCTTCCATGGCGAGTCGGTCGTCGAGCTGAAGGACGCCTTCCGCAAGGCCGTGGACTTCTACCTGGAAAGCTGCACCAAGGCTGGCCGGGAGCCCAACAAGCCCTTCTCCGGCAAGTTCGTGGTGCGGGTCGACTCCGAGCTGCACGGCCGGATCGCCGCCGCTGCCGCCGCTACCGGCAAGAGCCTCAACAAGTGGGTGGTGGACGTCCTGGCTCACATGGTCCACGACCCGGTTTAG
- a CDS encoding type II toxin-antitoxin system HicA family toxin produces MNSQQRKTLAAIFSRPTPGNLEWRKIEALFVALGAEVVEGDGSRVSFILNGEKGDFHRPHPGKEAKRYQVRDAMDLLTRAGVTP; encoded by the coding sequence GTGAACAGCCAGCAGCGCAAGACACTGGCCGCCATCTTCTCGCGACCGACACCCGGCAATCTGGAATGGCGCAAGATCGAGGCCCTTTTCGTGGCCCTCGGCGCCGAAGTGGTCGAAGGTGACGGCTCGCGGGTTTCCTTCATCCTGAACGGCGAAAAGGGTGACTTCCACCGGCCGCATCCGGGCAAGGAGGCTAAACGCTACCAGGTGCGGGACGCCATGGATCTGTTGACCCGAGCTGGGGTGACGCCATGA